The genomic interval GAGCAAAACGGAGTTTCCAGTAATTTTGCAAAGGGAATAAATCCCATGCAGGAAAGGGTAAATTATCCAAATTAGTTATTACATCGCAAGGACTATTATAAAAATTCTGTGAACCCACGCCATCAATTCCTTTTATTTTCTCTAATTCAGAACTAAGTAATGCTTTAGCAAGCCTGACTGCCCTGTGTTCCCCCTCTCCTGTCAATATATAGTCAGCGCCTGCATCATAAAATTCTCTTGAAACAAGATGCAATGAATAGGCTGTTACTGTTTGTGTGTTTTCAACAACTACTACAGGAATGTTCGGATGTGACTGTTTGATCGCATAGACAATTTCAACAGTAGATAAGTGATTAATTAAATTTATGGCATACACAAATATTGCCCTGGTATCATCAGGAATTCGTTCTATGATCTCCATATGATTTAAACCTAATAACAAAAAGTTGCCGTTTTGTCTTGCTTGATATGGTTGTTCAGCAAAAGCATCAATTACTTTCACTGGAATGTTAGCAGCACGCAATGAAGCGGCAATATAAGCAAGCCCGATAGGCATATAAACAATGCCAGTCGTGAACGGATCGCTTCGTTGGACAACGAGATTGGGATTGATGAGAATTATCATAAGCTTAAAAATCTATCTCTAAAATGTTTAATTTCAATACAACTTTTTTAAAAATTATTTTAAAACAGCTTGACTTGATTTTTATACTGTTTCATTACAAGTTTTTCATTACAAGTTTTTGTTAAATATTTCATGCCTATTCCATAAATCTTTACCCATATAAACGCCAATACAGACAAACGCATCGCTTCGATAATGAGCGTGTCGATGCCGAGACTATTTAACCAGAGGTGGTAATATATGTATAAAAGAGTGGCCCTATAAAAGTACATGTTGAACGTGTTGGCTGATCTAATTGATAAATATATGAGTTTAAAAAAATAAGCTGCTACCAATAATACTACCAAAGAACCATATCCATAAAAAAGCACATAGTACTCACCGAACACGGTCATCTGGTCGGTATTAGCAATATTTTCAGAAAAATCTATATTATTATAGACATTTGAGAGTTTGCTTGATGCTCTACCAGTATGGAATACGTCAAAACCAGGGGTTGTTGAATCAATAACACTTTTCAAAAATAATTCAAAATTTATAGCCTTCTCGTATACGTCACTGTTAGAAATTATATCTGTTGCCATATCAAGAAAGCCGATTCTATCAAATAAATTTGCAAAGTTTTGCAACCAGTCGTTTTTATATTTATAAGAAATAAAAGAAGAATAAAACTGCTCATAATCAATATTTTTTGATGTTTGTTGCTCATATAATGCAAATCTGGCACTTGTACCGAAATTGAATAATATAATTGAAACTGGGATGATTATAAGAATTGCAAGCAAAGTTGATTTACCAATCGATACTTTATTCTTCACAGACAATGCAGCAAATATTGCAGTTAAGATCACTGTCAAAATACCGCTTCTACTGCCATAAATAGTTCTAATCAAGACGAAGATTATAAATAAAAACCAAATTATATAAAGATATTTTTTGGAAATATCTTCTTTCTTGTTATTAATTATATACACCCATATACCCATGAGTATAATATCATAATTCATAAATACATTTATATAACTCTCCAATCGGTTATATAAAGGAGCAAGTCTCCCCATGCCACCGTAAAATAAAGAATAAATTGTATATATCAGCAAGAATAGAAATATAAATATTACAGTGATCGGGTTAATTAATCTGTCATTATTTGGAAAATACAGGTTATTTCTTCTTTTTATCGGAATACCATTGATGTTTAGTCCCAAAAAAAAATAAACCATACAGCAAAAAATATAAAGATCATGGTTAAATTAAGATTATAAGCAGTTAATTCGTTTATTCTATTCAAAGAGTACGAGACTGGCAAATATATAAGAGTTGCTACACGTGCAAGATAGAAAAAGATGATGTTAAATGCTAATAATAAAACAAATGGATCCCTTCTTTTTTTCTCAAACATTAAGATTATTTGCATTTGAGCGCTCAGTAAAAATACCAGGATTAATGTGTAAATATCTATGTATGGATTTTGTTCTGATGTAGAATATAGACATATTGTTATTGTAAAAATGAATACATTTGCTATTTTGTGCTATTTTGAGCAAGCTATTCAAATCAAAAATGGATTTATTCCCCTCAATCTTTTGAGAAGCATTCGATGTAGCAGTCATAGTGTTTTTTCTTACATCAAACTATATTTTTCTAACTATCACTAGCTTATGATTATTTGTTCTAACGGTCTCTGAAAGGATATTTTATGAACTATGAATTCAACAAAATATGGACTTTATTTCTAAAATCATGCAATGCACGCCATGCACCAGGCAGATATATAGCAAAATAGAGAATAAAATATTTATAATTAACCAATTTATAAGGATGAAGATATGTTCTTGCTTCCCTTAGATTTCCGTTTTTTATTGCAGTATCTGCTTTCAAATAAGCAATCAGTGCATTTAAATATTTAAGCTCTGAGTGATATTTCTTATTAAACGATGGCTCTAGTTGTTTGAACTTATCAACTATATACAAAATTTCTTTTGCAAATCCACTTTTAAATTTTATGCTACTCATATCTTTGTGAATACGATATATAGCTAATGGTTCTTTCGAATATGCAGCTTTGGACTTAAAAAGAATGCGCATAAAAAGGTCATATTCTGCAGATAAATTAAGGTTTTCATCAAATAAAGTACCAATAGAGGTCAAAGCAGTTTTCCTGATTATTACTGTCTGCATGTTCACTGTATATTGTCTTAACATTTGTCTAAATATATGCCCATCAGGCTGATTCCTTTTCAAACCTAATACCAATTTATTATTTTTAGACATGATCATCCTAAAATAATTGCTATAAACTAAATCTATACATGGTTTGCTTTCCAAAATGTTTATTTGTTTCTCTAACTTCTCTGGCAACCATATATCATCGCAATCTAAAAAAGCTATATATTCACCTCTTGCTTGCTCAATTGCCCAGTTTCTTGCTTTGCCAAGGGGAACAGTCTCCTCGCTCCTGAAATATCTCAACTTCTCATCATAACTTTTTGCAATATCAGCGCTACTATCCGTAGATGCATTATCCCAAAATATTATCTCCCAGTCTTTATAAGTCTGAGCATAGACGCTGTCAATAGCCTCACGAAGATATTTCTCGCCGTTAAGACAGTTCATGATAACGCTAACAGTTGGAGAGGATAAGGGTGAGTTGGTGCGAAGGTGTGAAGGTGTGAGGTTTTCTTTTTGATTATTCATCGGATGAGTTCCAATTATAGGGTATTTTTTTATCATACGGGTCAATATGTTCTGATTCAACCGGCTCATGTGGCATATCAGTGCAGTTTGCAACCAAGGCAAATTCTTTAGATATTCCTTTAAATCCATACCATAAAAGAGGCGGAATCCTGACAAGATGATAGTTATCTTCACCTATCTCTAATATCTCAATTTTTTTTCTGCTCACTGAATTTAAACGATCATCGTAAATTACGAGCTTAATCTTGCCCACTGGAACAGCAAAATGCTGGGTCATTCTTAAATGCCTTTTCCATGCCTTGACTGCTCCTGGATTAACAATTGAAAAATATATCTCGCCAAATTTTGTAAAAAGAGGCGAGTCAGACCTAATCATGTGCATGACCTTTCCTCGTTCATCAATTATTTGTTTTAATGGTTGAATAACTACGCCGTCTATCACTTTATATATCCGCTAATATGTGACTGAAGAAGGTAAGCCTCGTTTTCGCAACTTTGCCTTTTCTCACTTTTACACCTTCAGACATTAGCACCTTCACACTTTTACACATTTATTCAACCCAAACAAGCCCCTTTTTCTTAGCTAAATAGATATATTCCTCAATCTGTCTGACAGAAAAATCAAACATATCCTTTTCACCATTATAATAAGCTTTATACCACTCTGCTGTCATTTTGACAGTTTCTTCAAAAGAAAGAACTGCATGCCATTTAAGATAAAATAAAGCTTTGTCACAATTAAGTTTTAAAAGTCCTGCCTCTTTTTTATTAGCTATATCATTAACTATTGCTCTCCACTTACCGTTGCCCCATACCTTTACAAATTCATCTATCAGTTCTTTCACGCTTCTATTTACATTGTCAGATGGACCAAAATTAAAAGATTCACCAACCACATTGCTGTTATTATTTAAAAGATTTGCTCCAAGCCATAAATAACCACTCAACGGTTCAAGTACATGCTGCCATGGGCGCGTAGCCTGTGGATTCCTAATTTCAAGCACATTGTTTTCAGAAAATGCCCTGACGCAATCAGGCACAATACGATCAACCGCCCAGTCACCACCGCCGATTACATTACCTGCCCTCGCTGTAGAGATTCTCGATAAATCTTTTTTTGAAAAAAAAGACTTAATATACGAATTGCATACTATCTCTGCACAAGCCTTTGAAGCACTATATGGATCATCCCCTCCCAATCTGTCATTTTCTCGATAACCCCATACCCACTCAACATTTTGATAGCATTTATCGCTTGTAATTATTATTGCAGCTTTTACGCTTGATGTATTGCGAATGCATTCAAGAATATTAATTGTTCCACCAACATTTGTATCGAAAGTAAGTTTTGGATCATCAAATGACCTTCTAACAATCGGCTGTGCAGCAAGATGGAACACTATATCAGGATTATATTTTGAAAAAACATTTCTTAAATCTTTTATATTTCGAATATCTCCATCAATATGTGTAACTCGGTCTTTAAGGTTGCATACAACAAAGTTGCAAGGATCGGATGGAAGATATAGGGAATACCCTACGACTTTTGCGCCAAGAGATAACAACCAGATTGTAAGCCATGAGCCTTTAAAACCTGTATGCCCTGTTACAAAAACTGTTCGATTTTTGTATACTTCTCGAAGCATTATATCAACTTCAGTCTTTCCATATTTTCCACGGAGCTTTTTCATTTTCCCACAGACTTTCAAGCAACTGCTTATCCCTCAGAGTATCCATACATTGCCAGAAGCCTTCGTGTTTATATGCCATTAACTGACCGTCTTTTGCAAGATTCTCCATGGGTTCTTTTTCAAGAACTGTTTCATCACCTTTTAAATAGTCAAAAATAGCTTTTTCAAATACAAAAAATCCACCATTAATCCATCCCTCGCCTGTCTGAGGCTTTTCAGTAAATTCAATTACCCTATCTCCATTAAACTTCATACCACCAAAACGAGCAGATGGCTTTACTGCTGTCACTGTGGCTATCTTACCATGTGATTTATGAAATTGCACTAACTTTTTTATATCCACATTACTTACGCCATCACCATATGTGAGCATAAAAGTCTCATTCTTTAGCTTATCTCTTAAGCGATAAAGCCTTCCCCCTGTCATTGAGTTAAGTCCTGTATCTATAAGATGCACAATCCAATCTCTATAACAATTCTTTGAAGCTGTAATCTTTCCGGTCTTAAGCGAAATCGTCAGATCGCTCTGAAAATTATAGTAGTTAAGAAAATATTTTTTTACTGCTTCACCTTTATATCCAAGGGCAAGAATAAACTCATTAAACCCATGCGCCGAATATATGTTCATTATATGCCAGAGTATCGGCTTTTCGCCTATCTCTACCATCGGCTTTGGTTTAAGGTGAGTTTCCTCGCTCAGGCGCGTGCCCAATCCTCCGCACAATATGACTGTTTTCATAATTTGCTCCTGTAATAATTTATAGTCTTTTTTAAACCATCCTCAAGGCTGGTTTGAGGTTTCCATCCCAATAATTTTTTAGCGAGACTAATGTCGGCATATAACTCCATATTTTCGCCTTCCCGATAGGGATGGGAACCCCAAAGCGGTTTGCCGCCACCAATCATCGTCACAACTTTTTGCACTACCTTTCTTATTGACAGAGGCACACCGGATGCAATATTAATAACGTGCCCTTTTGCTTCGCCTGACAATGCAGCCATTATCATTGCATCAACTACATCTTCCACATAACAAAAATCTCTTAACTGGGCGCCTTCCGAAGTCTTAAATTCTTCGTTCTTCAAGCAAGCCTTTATTATCTGAGGAAGAAATCTCTTGTCGTCCTGACCCGGCCCATAAACTAAAAAAAACCTTAAAACTACGCCAGGGAACCCTTCAGTATGAGAAAGCATCTGTATAAATTGCGACGCCGCTGCTTTAGACAGGGAGTACGGGGAGATCGGCATTTCTCGCATGGTTTCTTTCTGTGGGGCAGGTGCATTACCATATTCATCGCTGCTGCCAATCTGGACAAAACCCTTAAGCCTTTCCTTATCAAGACAATCAACCAAATTCATAAGCCCAATAAAATGAGATTCTATTAATCTCCTGCCGCCCTTAAGATAGGGGGTGTGGTCAATATATCCGCCGAGATTAAAGACATAATCAAAGTGTTTATTGGAAAGAGTAAGAGTAAGCCTAAGCTGCTCCTTATTGGTAATATCAGCTTGGATAAATTCCACATTTTGTTTAGAGAAGTTTTTGCCATGCTCATTTCCTAAACTAATACAGGTGACATAAGGAGTGTCCTTTAAACACCTTCCTGTAAGATGCCTCCCGATAAATCCTGTGCCGCCAATGATTAGTATCCTGTCAGTGCTTGTAAAGGTATTCATGCAATTATTATCAATTTGTTAAAAAAGGGGTTAAATTCTCTTCAGTCACAGGATAAAAGTACTCCTTTAAATATTCCTGTGCGACTTGTTGCTCCATATAAAAGCTCTTGTCATCCATATTATAAAAATCATTTATCGCTGATAACAACTCCTTGGGTTTCTTAACACTATTTTTGAGAGCATTACACTCAAATAGAGGATCAACATACATAGGGTTAAGCACATCAAGATAGATGATAGGCAATCCCAACCTTAATGCTTCAACTGCAACCGTTGTCCATGTGTATAGAACAATATCGGTCGTGGATAATTCCTCATACACACTTTTCTCGTTACTGATAATAAAATTATCAGGGAGTTGGAAATTAATATGATTCTTAAATGACTTAAAAGGAGCCGCTGGATGACATCTAATTATAACCTTCGTCTCTGTTTGCCCAAGTCCCGATTCGTAAAGAAATTTCAGTACCAGAACCGACTCGTTGCTGACCATAGTTAAAGGCACAATAATCTTGTTAAATCGTTTTCTCTTCAACAGCTTAAAATCATTTAAATATTCTTGTCTCAAGGCGCACCCTATTTTCAGCATCTCCGGGCTGTAATTCCCATATTTCTCCATTATTTCCTTAGTTCTCCTGCCCATACCAAGATAGCTATGGTCTATTACTTCAGATAGAGCTTCTTTTTCTAATTCCCCAACAACAGATTTTGAAAGCCTTATTTTCCTAATTTTATTTCCATTTCGCAAAAGCATTTTAATTGAGATATTCCTTTATAAACTCCTCAGAATTAGGCATGAAAATACTTTCAAGCACTTCTCTACCTACCTTTCTCCTTTCCTCTCGTAAAAAGGGATGGTTTAACGCCCATTGGTTAACATAAATATCAACATCTTCTTTGGTATATGCCATCCTCCACATAGAATCTGGAACAACATCATTCATATTTAAATCCAAGCCAACAGGCAAACCTATTAAAACAACAGGAATCCCCAGACATATAGCCTCACAGGTAACACTACTTGCAGAAGTAATAACTACCTTTGATGATAGTAAGACAGATTTCATATCATCATAAACTATACTTAATCGCATATTTTCTAATCCAGCTTTATAAAGCATCGAAATCAAATCATTCTTCTTATGTGTAGTGTGTCCCTTAATTATTATATTGTAGCCTTTATCCAAAGCATTAATGATGGCATTAGATGAAAGATGAAGTATATACCTAGAAATTTTATTGGAATATGGAAGTAAAATCGCTATATTTTTTGCATTTATTGAATTGTTTGAACCTGTTACAATATCCCATAGGTATCCATATCTTAAAGATGCACCGACACTGTAAATACCATCCTTATCGTTATGAGAAAAAAGACTTTTCAGTTTAGGTCCGCATGTCACTATCTTATCCGGTGCAACTCCCCATAATCTCTCGGAAGTGGTATTGAAAAGATTCAAATGGTTTAAGGGGGGTATAAATGGCTTTCCACCTATAACACGAACATTCGGGATGTACTTATGGAAACCTAAAATAAGCGCTCTGGAGAATGTTTGATTTTCACTCCAGTTTATATACAATTTAGGAGAAAATCCCGCGTTATGGAGATTTTTTGGCATTTTGTGAATCAACACCTGTAATATATAAGAGAAAGAAAAGAGATTGAGCCAGTTCTCTTCATCTACCAATGTCTGCACTTCTATACCACAGAAATCCGGCACATGTTCCATATTCATGAGCAGTCTAAAAGGGAACAAAAAGAGGTCTATAACATCAGATAGCCTGATATAATCCTCAAGGAGTATAAATCTCGTGTTGCTTATGCGCATATTCTTAAAGATTGACCACAATTTCCACGGACTTCTATCAAGAATAGCAGGCAAAAACGCTACACATATGTCCTGCCTCTTTAGATAATCATAAACTTCTGAAAAATATCTACTTTTGAATATTGCATCTTTCTCAAACGAACCATTAAGTATATAAGTATCTATTATTACAACTGGATCCCCCATATTTTTATCTGTTTTCATGATACGACTGACAACTGAAATAAGATATCTGATTGTAAAAAATAAAACCCTTGCGAGTGCTTTAAAGATATTTATTGACATCTTATAACCTAAATGCACTATTCCATTAAAAAAACCGAGGGTCAAAACCTTACCCCCAGATATGCTGTACGCTATTTTTTCTGCAATCCTCATTGCGGCATAATTTTCAGATATAAATAGTATATCCCTATTTGTAAAATTGCCTATTACACTTTTGAGCCATAACAAATTCATAAAATAAAGAAACAACTTACTATTATAGGGATTAGAACTAAAAACATCTTTTATCCAATGAGCATAATTGCTACCGTATTGCATATGGATTTTTTCGGTCCACTCCACAAAATCTTTTCTTTTTGAATCAACAAAATTATGGAATTTAGAAGGATGGATAAATTCTATGTGATTAGAGAGAGAGTTTCTAAATGATTCAAACCTACGTATATCCTCGCCAGCATAAAGACATATCATATTTTTAGTTAAATATGGTTTTAATCTTTCAGGTTTTATAAACGAGGAGGCGATAATAATATGTCGGTTCATTTTTATGCCTTAGCTAATTCCTTGATAACTTCTGCAAGTCTGCATAAATCTTTTACCTTTATACAATCTATATTAGCAAAAATAGATTCATTATCATTAATTCTTGCTATAAAATTTACAAGATTATCTTTTGTAGCCTCATAATCACTCAAGGCATCCCCTACATAAACAAAGGATTGAGGGCTGAGAGGTGAGGACTGAGTGGGAAGGATTGAGGGATAAGGGGAAAGGACTGAGGACTGA from Dissulfurispira thermophila carries:
- a CDS encoding glycosyltransferase family 2 protein is translated as MIKKYPIIGTHPMNNQKENLTPSHLRTNSPLSSPTVSVIMNCLNGEKYLREAIDSVYAQTYKDWEIIFWDNASTDSSADIAKSYDEKLRYFRSEETVPLGKARNWAIEQARGEYIAFLDCDDIWLPEKLEKQINILESKPCIDLVYSNYFRMIMSKNNKLVLGLKRNQPDGHIFRQMLRQYTVNMQTVIIRKTALTSIGTLFDENLNLSAEYDLFMRILFKSKAAYSKEPLAIYRIHKDMSSIKFKSGFAKEILYIVDKFKQLEPSFNKKYHSELKYLNALIAYLKADTAIKNGNLREARTYLHPYKLVNYKYFILYFAIYLPGAWRALHDFRNKVHILLNS
- a CDS encoding dTDP-4-dehydrorhamnose 3,5-epimerase family protein is translated as MIDGVVIQPLKQIIDERGKVMHMIRSDSPLFTKFGEIYFSIVNPGAVKAWKRHLRMTQHFAVPVGKIKLVIYDDRLNSVSRKKIEILEIGEDNYHLVRIPPLLWYGFKGISKEFALVANCTDMPHEPVESEHIDPYDKKIPYNWNSSDE
- the rfbG gene encoding CDP-glucose 4,6-dehydratase; amino-acid sequence: MLREVYKNRTVFVTGHTGFKGSWLTIWLLSLGAKVVGYSLYLPSDPCNFVVCNLKDRVTHIDGDIRNIKDLRNVFSKYNPDIVFHLAAQPIVRRSFDDPKLTFDTNVGGTINILECIRNTSSVKAAIIITSDKCYQNVEWVWGYRENDRLGGDDPYSASKACAEIVCNSYIKSFFSKKDLSRISTARAGNVIGGGDWAVDRIVPDCVRAFSENNVLEIRNPQATRPWQHVLEPLSGYLWLGANLLNNNSNVVGESFNFGPSDNVNRSVKELIDEFVKVWGNGKWRAIVNDIANKKEAGLLKLNCDKALFYLKWHAVLSFEETVKMTAEWYKAYYNGEKDMFDFSVRQIEEYIYLAKKKGLVWVE
- the rfbF gene encoding glucose-1-phosphate cytidylyltransferase, with product MKTVILCGGLGTRLSEETHLKPKPMVEIGEKPILWHIMNIYSAHGFNEFILALGYKGEAVKKYFLNYYNFQSDLTISLKTGKITASKNCYRDWIVHLIDTGLNSMTGGRLYRLRDKLKNETFMLTYGDGVSNVDIKKLVQFHKSHGKIATVTAVKPSARFGGMKFNGDRVIEFTEKPQTGEGWINGGFFVFEKAIFDYLKGDETVLEKEPMENLAKDGQLMAYKHEGFWQCMDTLRDKQLLESLWENEKAPWKIWKD
- a CDS encoding NAD-dependent epimerase/dehydratase family protein, whose translation is MNTFTSTDRILIIGGTGFIGRHLTGRCLKDTPYVTCISLGNEHGKNFSKQNVEFIQADITNKEQLRLTLTLSNKHFDYVFNLGGYIDHTPYLKGGRRLIESHFIGLMNLVDCLDKERLKGFVQIGSSDEYGNAPAPQKETMREMPISPYSLSKAAASQFIQMLSHTEGFPGVVLRFFLVYGPGQDDKRFLPQIIKACLKNEEFKTSEGAQLRDFCYVEDVVDAMIMAALSGEAKGHVINIASGVPLSIRKVVQKVVTMIGGGKPLWGSHPYREGENMELYADISLAKKLLGWKPQTSLEDGLKKTINYYRSKL